One Heptranchias perlo isolate sHepPer1 chromosome 5, sHepPer1.hap1, whole genome shotgun sequence DNA window includes the following coding sequences:
- the zmp:0000001267 gene encoding b(0,+)-type amino acid transporter 1 has translation MDATTGKLNLKREVGLISAVCLIVGTMIGSGIFMSPEWVLRHIGSPGASLLIWAACGLLCTLAAFSYVELGTVIKESGGEYIYILRNFGPVPAFLFSWTSVCVARPAGIAAISLSLAQYIAAPFYKECPPPSAVVKCTAAASILITAIINGLNVKLATRIQNIFTFAKLLSLLVIVISGIVLIFKGHTRSFQNAFQGTIGGIGSVGIAFQQGLWSYDGWNNLNYVTEEIKRPEVNLPRALLISLPLVTLLYLLVNVSYLAAMSPAEMMTSGAVAVTWGDKVLGSWAWLIPLSVVLSTFGSANGSFFTGGRSCYVAAREGHMPDILSMAHVHHLTPLPALMFTAFIALVMIISGDFGSIINYFSFTAWIFYSLTFAALVYMKIKKPHLHRPFKVPIPIPVFMLIISVILVVAPLIDTPQIEYLFVLLFILGGLLIYFPLIHFKLCKGSMSQITVLLQLLLDVAPTQANLD, from the exons ATGGATGCAACGACAGGAAAACTGAATCTAAAACGTGAAGTAGGATTAATTAGTGCTGTTTGTTTAATTGTAGGGACAATGATTGGCTCTGGCATTTTCATGTCTCCGGAATGGGTGTTACGACATATTGGGAGTCCAGGAGCCAGCCTTTTGATATGGGCAGCCTGTGGGCTGTTGTGCACGTTAGCTGCATTCTCATATGTAGAACTGGGGACTGTTATAAAAGAATCTGGTGGAGAGTACATATATATCTTGAGAAATTTTGGTCCTGTTCCTGCTTTTCTGTTCTCCTGGACCTCTGTGTGCGTAGCTAGACCTGCTGGAATTGCAGCAATATCTCTGAGCCTAGCACAGTACATTGCAGCTCCATTTTACAAAGAATGTCCACCACCTTCAGCCGTGGTAAAATGTACAGCTGCTGCTAGCATTTTAATTACAGCTATCATAAACGGTCTTAATGTGAAACTGGCAACCCGTATTCAAAATATCTTCACTTTTGCCAAACTACTGTCCCTGCTTGTCATTGTGATAAGTGGGATAGTGTTGATCTTCAAAGGACACACACGCAGCTTTCAGAATGCCTTTCAAGGAACAATAGGAGGAATTGGTTCAGTGGGAATTGCTTTCCAACAGGGGCTGTGGTCCTACGATGGGTGGAATAACTTAAATTACGTAACCGAAGAAATCAAGCGCCCTGAG GTGAACCTGCCTCGAGCTTTGTTGATTTCGCTTCCACTGGTGACATTGCTGTATTTATTGGTAAATGTGAGCTACCTGGCAGCCATGAGTCCAGCTGAGATGATGACATCTGGTGCTGTGGCTGTAACATGGGG AGACAAAGTGCTGGGCAGCTGGGCTTGGTTGATTCCATTGTCAGTTGTACTTTCCACATTTGGGTCTGCAAACGGTAGCTTCTTCACTGGAGGTCGTAGTTGCTATGTAGCAGCCAGAGAAGGTCATATG cCAGATATTCTGTCCATGGCTCATGTGCACCACCTGACACCATTGCCTGCACTTATGTTTACAGCATTCATTGCTTTGGTAATGATAATCTCAGGGGATTTTGGGTCCATTATCAATTATTTCAG TTTTACAGCTTGGATTTTTTATAGTCTAACCTTTGCTGCGTTGGTGTACATGAAAATTAAGAAGCCACATCTTCATCGGCCCTTTAAA GTGCCGATCCCTATTCCAGTGTTCATGCTAATTATTTCAGTCATCCTGGTGGTGGCGCCACTCATTGACACTCCTCAGATTGAATACTTGTTTGTTCTTTTGTTCATTCTCGGCGGTCTACTGATTTATTTTCCATTGATTCACTTCAAACTGTGTAAAGGCTCAATGTCCCAGATCACTGTGCTTCTGCAGTTGCTGCTAGATGTTGCACCAACACAGGCAAACCTGGATTAA